The sequence ttgagtgtctgacttcagctcaggtcatgatcttactgcttttgagtttgagccctgcgtcgggctctgtgctgacagctcggagcctggagcctgcttccgattctgtgtctccttctctctctgcccctctcccactcacactgtttctttctctcaaaaataaataaacattaaaaaaaattgtttttaattaggaaaatccTCTTTCCTCCCTAGAATGCTTCAGCCAGCAAAGAGATCTTCCAAGAAGCAAGGAGACTGGCAGAGGTCTAGCTGTCACAGACATCTATAAATTTACATTCTGAGAGGTTTTAAGAGTcaagagaaaataccaagctACTTTCCCCAGTGCCTGggccccctgcttccctccccccgtACCCACATGTCCTGGTAGGCCTTCTTCATGCCTTGGGCAGCAAGCTCCATGGTCCGAAGCACTTCTGCATTGGTGGTGGCATTCTCAATGGCCTCACGCTGAAACTCCAGGGTAGATAATGTCCCATCGGTTTGTGCCAACTGCTGTTCGAATCTTTTCTTCCTCCGCAAAGCCTGTAGGGCAGCTGACCCAGCCCACACCCTGAGCATCAGAGCCAGAAGCCCTTATGCTTCCCACCTGGGCCCGCCCAGTTGGCACCTCTCCCCCATTACCTCTCTTATTCTTGGTCCcatgcttcttggccatttgtagcTCCTGTTGAATCTTCTGCTCCAGAAACTCTTGTTTCTTGATCAatatcttctctgtctccttcagttTCTGTATTGCCTCTTCAGGGGTTggccccttctccttcttccctggaGTGCAATCAAGCAGGCCCATATTGTGTGGAGGAAATATATTAGCCACCAATCACTGAGCGCAGAGTGTGTGCTAGGCACCTGTCTTACTCTTAATCCCAAAATGACTCTCTATAATGAATATACTATCTTCACTTTACAAATGTGAAAAACAGGCATATATGTGTTAaataatcatttgtttaaaatcaCAGCCAGAGAGAATTGAGCAGGAATTGAAATGTGGCAGTATGACTTCCAAATCCAGTATTCTTTGCTATTTCAAATTgcctttcggggcgcctgggtggctcagtcggttaagcggccgacttcggctcaggtcatgatctcgcggtccgtgagttcaagtcccgcgtcaggctctgtgctgacagctcagaacctggagcctgtttcagattctgtgtctccctctctctgaccctcccccattcatgctctgtccctctctgtctcaaaaataaataaacgttaaaaaaaaaaattaaaaaaaaaaaacacaacaaattgCCTTTCAAGTCATTCCCAGGCTTCCCCCTCAGCCCCCGCCCacgagaagttttaggttcacagcaaatcTGAGAGGAAGATAcaaagttcccatataccccctgcTGACACATATGCATGGCCTGGAGTTTGGTCACTTTTTATAATCGCTGTTCCACTTGCTGTCCTAGGAGATGCCCAAGGTCCTAACTCCACACCCTCAAACTGAATGAAGTACAGtgggtagagggaaaaaaaaaaaaaaatctgatctcCATTTTCCCCTTCATCTTCTGCACTTCTGacagtaattaaaattaataaggcAGGCCCTtgcctgcttaaaatcctttcaCACTCTCCATTGCCTGCAAGATAAAATCTAAAACTTTAATGAGAAATACAAGGCCCTTCTTGACCTGGCCCTTGTTCACCTCTCCATCCACACTTCTACTTTCCTCTTCTTCAGCTGGCGTGggcatgtgcgcgcgcgcgcacacccacgcacacgcacacacacacccaccagcCAGAACTCCTCTTTCCCCTAAGTATTACTACCATACTCGTTCCTGCCTGTTTTGCACACAGTTACCTCCCCCCTGGAGTACCTCAATTCTCCACCTGGCATACCTTAGCCCTCTGGATCACAACCCCTCACGCCTCTTCTGTGCTCCCCCTAGTTTTTAGGAACATCTCCATTATGGAGTTCCCACACTACACTATTACCAGTTTTTGCTGGTCTCCCCCCACCAGATGGGAGTTTTAAGTAGACAATCTTTTTTCATCACCTCGGATTCCCCCCTTGGCCAGCATAAAGGAAGCACCAGTGTTTTGGAAAGGACTAGATGATGACAGTCGGAAACTCAACTCCCCAGCCTAAACAGTGGGGACCCTCCATTCACGTTCCGGCCCGACCCGACCCGGAGCTCTTCTCCCTGGGGCGGGGGAAGGAAGACAGCCAGAGCCAGACAGCCTGACAAGGCGGGGCCTCCTGGCACGTGAGGAGGCCTGGGCCCTGGACGGGGTTTTCGCGACAGCCGGGGGCCATGGCCTTCCCCACACCCCCTTGGCCAGCACCACCAGCCCACCGGGCTCACCCGGGCTCACCCCTCCCGAAGAGTCTGCCGAGACCACTCATCTCCACCACCcttgcctctcctgcctcctctccacgGCTTCTTGCAACTTCCGCCTGGCTCCCGGGAGGGTGCGGTCTCATCTCTCAGAGACCGGCCTGGGCCAATCCCTCCTTGGGGCACCGCGGCGACATCATCAACAAGAGCCAACGAGGCCACTTCTGCCACGTGACCCGAGCCACCAGCCCCCAACCCATTCGCTCCTCTTAAAGCGGCCGCTCCgtttttgattctttaaaaaggccgccccccaacccccccaaaaagcacagtatttgttttcctgaaaGGGAATGTGCAGGGTCTTACATCCCACTTCTTGGGGCCAGTGGAAGAGCTCTCCCGGCCCTTGACAGAGTTCAGGAATTGGGGCGCGGATGGTGTGAGCACAAGGGGGCCACAGTCGGGTGTGCCACAAGTTTCTTTGGCAGAGCCGGATGAAGTCAAATTCCACTCGCTCTGGTCTTGGCACCTCCGAAAAGCCAATGCCGGCTACaaagctagaaaaacaaaaaccagccagAAGATTTCTGTCACACACAAACATACTTTAATAATTTACAAATACACCTGAAAATGCCTTCGtgatttcctttcagttttatgCTTCAAATGAGGCTCATCCACAGGACTGGACCTCAGAGCCCAGCTTGGGCCTTTGCAAATGTCTCCAGTCCCTGACTTAGGGTTTGAAGATTCATTCCATTCTGGACATGAATACAGGTAActcctagaaagaaaagaagccacaTTTCATCAAGCCTGTTGTTACTCTCACCTTTTTTGGGTGCACCCAAAAATTGCATGCAAGCTACCCATC comes from Panthera tigris isolate Pti1 chromosome B3, P.tigris_Pti1_mat1.1, whole genome shotgun sequence and encodes:
- the CHMP4A gene encoding charged multivesicular body protein 4a isoform X1, with amino-acid sequence MFVCDRNLLAGFCFSSFVAGIGFSEVPRPERVEFDFIRLCQRNLWHTRLWPPCAHTIRAPIPELCQGPGELFHWPQEVGWKKEKGPTPEEAIQKLKETEKILIKKQEFLEQKIQQELQMAKKHGTKNKRAALQALRRKKRFEQQLAQTDGTLSTLEFQREAIENATTNAEVLRTMELAAQGMKKAYQDMDIDKVDELMADITEQQEVAQQISDAISRPVGFDVDEDELLEELEKLEQEELARELLHVGDKEEEPPIKLPSVPSTHLPEEPAPKADEEEEALKQLAEWVS
- the CHMP4A gene encoding charged multivesicular body protein 4a isoform X4; the encoded protein is MFVCDRNLLAGFCFSSFVAGIGFSEVPRPERVEFDFIRLCQRNLWHTRLWPPCAHTIRAPIPELCQGPGELFHWPQEVGWKKEKGPTPEEAIQKLKETEKILIKKQEFLEQKIQQELQMAKKHGTKNKRAALQALRRKKRFEQQLAQTDGTLSTLEFQREAIENATTNAEVLRTMELAAQGMKKAYQDMWGH
- the CHMP4A gene encoding charged multivesicular body protein 4a isoform X2, whose product is MRPHPPGSQAEVARSRGEEAGEARVVEMSGLGRLFGRGKKEKGPTPEEAIQKLKETEKILIKKQEFLEQKIQQELQMAKKHGTKNKRAALQALRRKKRFEQQLAQTDGTLSTLEFQREAIENATTNAEVLRTMELAAQGMKKAYQDMDIDKVDELMADITEQQEVAQQISDAISRPVGFDVDEDELLEELEKLEQEELARELLHVGDKEEEPPIKLPSVPSTHLPEEPAPKADEEEEALKQLAEWVS
- the CHMP4A gene encoding charged multivesicular body protein 4a isoform X3 — protein: MLAKGGIRGKKEKGPTPEEAIQKLKETEKILIKKQEFLEQKIQQELQMAKKHGTKNKRAALQALRRKKRFEQQLAQTDGTLSTLEFQREAIENATTNAEVLRTMELAAQGMKKAYQDMDIDKVDELMADITEQQEVAQQISDAISRPVGFDVDEDELLEELEKLEQEELARELLHVGDKEEEPPIKLPSVPSTHLPEEPAPKADEEEEALKQLAEWVS